Part of the Bos taurus isolate L1 Dominette 01449 registration number 42190680 breed Hereford chromosome 1, ARS-UCD2.0, whole genome shotgun sequence genome is shown below.
tggagaaggaaatggcaacccactccagtatttttgcctggtaaatcccatggacagaggaacctggtgggcttcagcccatggggtcgcaaaagaatccgacacgaccgagcaacttaaCAAGAATAGGTCCactgttttttggctgcactgggtctgtcGCTGAGCaggggctttctccagctgcagtgcgTGAGGACCACTATAGTTGTGGTGCACTagcttctcactgtgatggcttctctcaCCGGGGAGCAGGGACTCTAGAGCATgggggcttcaatagttgtggcacatgggctcagctgccctgCAACACGtcccccctgcattggcaggcagattcttaaccattggcccaccagggaagtctggttctACTTTTCTTATCAATTATTCAAAAACCCCAAAAATTCTGAAGAGAGTTATTTGGTGGCATAATCAGACCTAAACTCTTAAGTTGTtagttgtttttaatgtttttatgcCACTTGGtatgtttttattgtatttagTAGTCACGTGTTTTTTGCAGAATATTAACGTTTGTGTCTTTGGTGCTGAGGATATTATGTAATATATGGCATATTACTTTGTAATATCCAAgtattacctttttaaaattaaaaaaaaattcttaattctaAAACACAGTATCCACTTTATCAAACTTACACaggaaaaaactgaaataaagagAATGGACACTTGGATATTTTCCTACTGGGCACCACTGCATTGTCTAGCACTGTTCATCTTAGAGATGCTGCCCTCAGTAATATACTTGAGAAACGAGTTTCTCCTCTGTATCTCCTGAAGCCCTTAAATGTGTTCGTATCAGCTACCTTGTCTTAAAAAGCCCCTTTAGTCTGCCTAGGACAGTTAAGCAGATTGAAAATGGTCACAAAAGCTATCTTATTTCTCACACTCCTGGAGTCCATTATGTAACTCACAGGTGATAAGTTAATGGCTCAGTGACAGAAAAGAGGTATACATGTGGGAGCTGGAGAGGGAATGCTGACTTTGCAGCACTAAATTCACATTTCTCTAATGTGCTAAGTGCCATTATTACGGCGTTTATTCATGGTAACAGTGCCTGTCTTTAATCTGTAGGCTTGATGCTTGCCTGGAGCTTTTGATTAGAACTGGACGACTGCCAGAAGCTGCCTTCCTGGCACGGACTTACCTACCCAGTCAGGTTTCAAGGTACAGACTTTTCATTTTGGGAGGAAATATTTCAGATAAAAACAGAGTCCTTACCAATCTCCCTTTGGTTCCATATCTGTAACAGGGTGGTGAAACTCTGGAGAGAAAACCTCTCAAAAGTCAATCAGAAAGCAGCAGAATCCCTTGCTGATCCAACAGAATATGAAAACCTTTTCCCTGGATTAAAGGAAGCCTTTGTTGTAGAAGAATGGGTGAAGGAAACGCATGCCGACCTATGGCCGGCCAAACAGTACCCACTTGTCACCGTGAGTGCCTGGGGCGCCTGATTTTGCGTAACTGCAAGTAGAAGGGCATTCACAGCTTAAGGTTTTAAACTGTACTACATACGTTCTGATTTGATTGAGAGCTAGTATTTGGGATTTGGGCTAAGTTCATAGATGAATTATGCTTTCAGAATATTTCATTCCATCATTGCTTCATTCCCTGATAgccaaatgaagaaagaaatgttatGGAAGAGGCAAAAGGCTTTCAACCCTCAAGATCTGCAGCTCAGCAGGTCAGTAGACTGCTACACAAGATAGTCTGGTTGAGATTTGTTGATTTTAAGTACCATCTCCCACTTCCTAATCCCGATCAGTCTTCCCTTTGGCAAAAACTTCGAATTCCTGAACAAATTCCTTTGTTTTGTGGATTTTCAGGAACTTGATGGGAAACCTGCTTCTCCTACTCCTGTTATCGTGACCTCCCAGACAgccaacaaagaagaaaaggtatTGACATCATACCCAGCTTCCCGCTGGACCCCAGCCTCACCCTCTTTCCACGTGAACGTGTGCTAGCTGTGCAGGCCTGTGTTTTAAGTGATGTAATCAGTTTCAGAGCAGAGGCTTTGAAATGGAAAGATACCCCTTTCTGACTGTTGGTTTAGTTCTCTTTGGATCATGAATCACAGGTAACTCTTCGTTAACACAGTACTACAGAACTCACCCTCTTCCTTTTGTTTGCAGAGTTTACTTGAGTTGGAAGTAGATTTGGATAATTTGGAAATAGAAGATATTGACACAACAGATATCAACCTAGATGAAGATATTTTGGACGACTAAATAATATTTCCCGTTTACTCAACTAAACAGATGATCATTATGGACAGGTATCGATCGTCACCCTGACCACCATGCTTTGGACTCTGAGAAACTCCTTACATTTTTTATATGTAGACGCTGTTGCCCACTAGGAGCACAATGCCCTCATCTTCGGAGGAGTTTCTGTGCAGCATCTAAATCACTGTTCGCTTAACTAAAACAGCTGtgggctttgatttttttcatactgTCATTGGACCGTATCTCATAAAATCTTTTGAAATAATGAAGATACTTCAGAGTTTcctttttgcaaaatgaaaacaggattcCAGTTTGGCTGAGCCAAAACTACACCTCTTCTAGGTATCAGCCCATGTTCTCTTCTCTTTGAATAACTATTTTCAAATAGCatcattcatatttttcttaGACTTGAGTATCGGTGCTAGACCTCACTGCATTATTCCCCTCATTCTGTATAACTTTCTTATGCCTTCCTCTGACTTTGTCTGGTAGTACCTATTGCTAGAGTCAACTCCCCTGACCACATTAAGCTGGGCTCTGTTTAAATTACCAACTGACCCATTTGGTAACACAGAGACATAgtacttttattctttctttttacacTGTACTCATCTGACATGATTAGAGAAATTCATAACCAGGCATTTAAATATACTTCAGTTATCCTCTCATAGCTTCGGAAAGTGAGTGGAGTAAAtagttttttctttgtatttctgataGAGGCACTATTTAGAGtctaaaaaacaattttataaggAACTCttaattttgacattttttttcagtattgaCAGAAAACCAGCTAGAATTTAGTAAAatgaagtttatttaaaaaatatttttaggaagcTGCAGAACTGCTAATGAATGCTTCTTGGTAAGCTTGCAGTGTTAATTCTATATATGCTCCCTTCTGTGCTTCTGTTTTTGCAAagacctgtttaaaaaaaaaaagttttaaaatagagaATATACTATTGATAAAGTTCCTAGTGAAGTCCCAGTTTAAAAACCCTCCACATTTCACAATATTTTTCTGATTACCAAACAATAAGCATACTACATGGACAGAAAAACAGTATCACAGTTAAAGCAACCTAATTCCAAACaccagaagtttccaaacatgattgtcattttccagaaaaaaattaagaaaacctaCACTGCTGGATCAAAATAAGAAGCATTAGGTTCAAGAGAAATCCAGAGGATGGAAGTTAGCAAGATGATTTTTCACTTTAAAGAATGGGCTTTTCCTACTCCACCTATAATGTCATCACTGGTTGTTTTTATCCTCAGTAAGCCTTATAACTGCTTTGCAGTAGCATAAAGTAATATTAGGAGAGAAGCCAGATCCACAAATACATGTCTATTGTGAGcatcagaaaagatgaaaatcatACAATGGTTTCCCCGCATCCTGAAAAAAAACCATCTCAACATTTACAGAGAAATCTGTGTAATCCCATAGTTTTGAGAGCGATACAGTTCCAAAATGAGAACGCACTATCCTCCCTGCTTCTGGACAGGAATGTGACCAAACTGGGCGACATGTGCTCTAAAGAGCACAGGAGCTGCCGCCCCACTATCTGAACTCCTTGGACTCCGGTGGCAGCTGTTTCTATTGTCCAGGCTGAAGAAATACGGGGCTCTAATCACTCTGGTTTAAGACCacgaatctgtgtgtgtgttggtcactcagttgtgtactactctttgcaacccccacgGGGTGTAGCcctctagtctcctctgtccatgggattctccaagtaagaatactggagcgggttaccattcccttctccaggggatcttcctgacccagggattgaaccctatgATTTCTTCACTCAATCACTACATgataatgaatgtgaaagaagtCCCTTTACCTTAATTAACTGTAATCCCTCAGCAGCCTGCTCTTTGGCCTCTTGAGCTGACTGGCCATCAGGATGGAGGATGTGATAGAGCTGGACCAAGCTGGCGGCATCATCAACTCTGGAGGGAAAGGGTTTACTGTTATAAAGggtttgttgttttcattttctttttacatatttaaCTTTATAGTTTTCTTCTTCGGCTTCACAGTCCTATAAAAGTATATGCTGAACTTGACATTTCAAACTTCCTTTGggccagggggaaaaaaaacttttacaGCTTTCAGTTTCATATTTTCAAACCATTTTCAGGAATATTGGCTAGTTTAGGTTTCACAGGACAAGAGTCAATACAGACAGGTACCCAGATAATGaaagtgaatatattaaaaatgtggcTGTATCCTTTCTGAAAGCAGAGCATCATTTCTCATAGAAACAGTGTTCTAACAGTGGGTGATTTCCAGGCTGGCCCACATCACCAGCAGATAGTAATAGAGAGGGTGGGTCTGTACCCTCATCCCACATAAGCCAGAGGCTGGTGGACATGGGGATGCTCAGTCCACTTGCCTTCAGGTGCAAACTAGCAGTGACATCTGCTGAGGAATTTTCACTGAGACTCTGAATTAGTGGATAAATGCTTCTGAGAGGCATCTAGAAGTCCAAGGAAAGACTCCCAAGCCACCTGTCAATTCACAGGATCCCATTAGTTAAAAACCAGCATCCTAGAGAAGCAAATTTGAAATTATGCACTCTAGATAGAAGAGAATTCAGGTTCTTCCTCAGCAATCTGTCTTGTCTGTCTCTTGTCACACAACTACCCATGATGAAGCCAGAACAAGAGCTCAATTCTTCCAGTTTGTACTtaaccttttgagaaatctataggCTGTTTTTATCAACATTAAAACTTTGCCTTCCCCAAACTAAATAACCTCTATCCTCTCACACAGTCAACACCTTCCTACCATTTGCCACCTCAAAGCCCTTCTAGAGTGGAGTGAGAGTGGGGTAAAGAGTTTCTTAAGCCACGGTGACCTTAGAGAAATGCTCTGGGCTCATCCCAAAGCCTGTTCACCCTAAAGGTCACCTCTTGGTGAAACTGAGAAAACCAGAGCTGAGAAACCAAACTTTCCagaggaaaaatatttgtttaatgttcATTATCTACTGTGTTTGTTGTACTCTAATAGTCCAACAAATGTGGCAACAAAAGATAACAGTCATTCTCTTAAAAGCTAAGCATGTGAGTCCATAAAGAGCTTAACTGGGTTTCTATATCTTGGTCACAGCAGGGCTTCTTTATGTTCATGCTACTGTATAATACCTGTTTCACAGAACGATTTAGCTTCAAACCCAGCctgtatttgaaattaaaagcaaGTAAATCCTCatgtaaaaaaatgttttaaagcacCTCAATTCAAGACCAACAGTGGAACTTAAGTTTGAAATCTGTGCAGAATTCTGGCATGGGCTCCATTTGCCAAGGATATGCACCCTCTACTGTTTAACCTGGGATTTGCAGCAAACTGTCCTGCTGAGAATTCCCACAGGAAGTTTTACTTACACAGAGCAGGAAAGGTTAAGTACTCAAAATTCCCTCCCAGTATGcaaatatggcaacccactccagtactcttgcctggaaactcccatggacagaggagcctggtgggctgcagttcatggggtcgcttaagagtcgggcacgactgagcgatttgactttcacttttcactttcatgcattggagaaggaaatggcaacccactccagtgttcttgcctggagaatcccagggacagaggagcctagtgggctgccgtctgtgggatcacacacagtcagacacaactgaagcgacttagcagcagcagcagcatgcaaatgAATTGCTTCAGATGTAAAGCTTACATGTGATAAGTATTTCTATAATAACTTATGAGTACACCTTGATAAATAATTTTCAGCGAAATACATTCTGTGTTGCTCTAATTTCTtgcaaaaaatgttaaataatttcagaacatttacaGCTGAGCAGCTTTAAATTCATTCACAGCTAATGCACCTAAAGGCAAGTAATTTTTGAACATGCTCATGATCACCAGCAGCCTCCTGCTTATGTGGgatgtggactgcaaggagatccaaccactccatcctaaaggagatcagtcctgggtgttcattggaaggactgatgctgaagctgaaactccaatactttggccacctgatgtgaagagctgactcattggaaaagaccctgatgctgggaaagattgagggcaggaggagaaggagacgaaagaggatgagatggttggatggcatcaccgactcaatggacgtgggcttgggtggactcggagttggtgatggacagggaggcctgacatgttgcggttcatggggttgcaaagagtcggacacaactgagcgactgaactgaaccgaaataCAGGTTTACTGTAATGATAGTGAGAATTTCTTTACTTACTAAGATCATACTTACAAATCTCTCTGAATCTGGTCAATCAATAAACCAtcaatctttttcttatttacaaaatacCAGGCCATTCCACCAAAGTGTCTTGTTGAACGTAAAAGGTCATACTTTCCATATTTATCTATATCTTCATAGGTCTGATGATGAACCTATCCATACAAAATGCAATTTTTCagaaatacaaaagtaaaagTGAGCCAACATTACTGGATATACATCCACTAGCATGCGAGCTGTCTAAGAAAGTATTAGTAAACCAGGTCTCCTGATCCTGCATCCACCATCAGTCATTAACTAGCAGGTATGATTAAGGACAGCTCGCCACTGGCAGTGTGTGGAACCTGGAACAAGTCTGCCAGACATTTATAACCAGATCAATTACTCTTCAGCAGCCATGCACTATATATGAAGCACCTATTATATATATGGACCACTGGAAATAACGGACTTCCACTTCTCCTTTCCCCTACCCAGTCAACTATCCCACTCCATCTTACTAATTAATGTTCCTTTAGTTCTTCCAGACTGATCTTAAATGAGGACTCTGATGAGGGCATTCCTATATTAAAAAGGCTGCTGACTGAAGTCCAGATTCGTCAGCCTAGCATCTGAGGTTACCTGTGATATGGCCCCATCTACCTTTCTAGCTTAATCTTGAACCACTTCCCTAGGTATTCACCACATGTACAAGCAAAACAGATGACTGGCCATTTCTCAAGTCTACTTTTGTGTCCTGCCTATTGTTCGTACTTTCCTTTCTACCTGAAATACTTCTCCATCCACTTGCCACAATGTTCCCTATCCTCCTAAAGCCCTCTTAGGCCTTCCCTGAGAGCATGTTGCAGCCTTCTCTTAGCACCCAACATCTTAGACCTATGGTGGTGATTATACTTCCCCACAATCTTTCCTGGACTGCAAGCTTCGACAAGGTTCCCTATCCTAGTTCATGTCATCACCTCCACAGTAACACCTTACACACAGAAGGTACTATATGATTATTAAATTGCAACATAAGGCACATACACTGCATTTTGGCAAACTTTAGTAAATAACTTTCCTGTAcaataaactgaagaaaaaatcTCTGCCATCAAGTTTGGGTACTAACTCTATCACTTATTAGCTGTGCAACTTTCAGCGAGTTACTTGACTCTCTAAACTTAAGTTCTCTCATCCTTAAAGGGTTGTTGAAAGGATGAAAATATCTATTTTGTGTACATCCAGCACTGGACAGGTGTTCAGGCATTTCCCTTTTCCTCCCCCTGTATTGAAGCTTATAACCTAACTCATTGTGTTGGACTAAAAAATCTTACTCATAACCATACTGACACCCATACTTTAGATACTATAAAATATACTCACTTTGATATAGTCAGCAGAATCTGGCTCAAACTGGGCAACGCAGAGATTGAGGACATCAACATGCCGGTCCTGACTGTACATGGTCTAAACCCACATAGCAGAGTTGGAATTAAATGAGAAGAAAGTGCAACACCTGTCCAGACACCATGACAGCCCTGCCCCTCCACACACAGGCCACATCTGTGCCCAGCACGAGGGAGGCAGAAACCACACACAAACCACATGTCacacctggattcaaatcccagctaaCCCAACTACAAGACAATGACCCTACTTATCATTAGAAATGCCTGTGTTTATCAAAGCAAAATACCCAGCAGCACCAGAGCCAACAGGTTCAACAAAGAAATCACCACCGCCTCTATGACCCCAAAGTCATCTTACCTGAAGATTTTCTTCCCTAAAAATTACTGGTGTTAAAACTCTACGGCCTTCTTTGGGGAAATAAATTTGAATCATGCGGTCCCGTTCTTCCCAAGAGGCTTTGCGTAGCGTGCCACTTGGTTCTCTGACAACAATAAAACGCTCCTGAAATAGAAAACACAAGGATGAGTTTGTGAGGGCTGATTTTTAGTTCCAGTGTCCCACTAAGCACCATTATAAGAATAGTTTGCAATCAACAATATAAAATGCAACGGGCAAACAAAATGCAATCGTGTATGatttcaataataattttaaaccTCAGATTTGGCGAGATTTGATACTTCCTTCACTAAtcatccctgatagctcagttggtaaagaatccgcctgcaatgcaggagaccccggtttgattcctgggttgagaagatcccctggagaagggataggctacccactccagtattctgtcctagagaattccatgaactgtatagtccatggggtcgcaaagagtcagacacaactaagaaactttcagttcagttcagttcacttatCACTGCAGTGCCTCTGACGATCAAAAATCTAATGAAAGTATTTACTAAATATGAACTACAGTGGTAAAGTGAGTTGAATGCATAAAATGATTCAACTAAAAAAAGTTGATTTGAGATTCATCTAAATCCATTTCAGAAAAAAGAAGTGCTATaaacct
Proteins encoded:
- the MRPS22 gene encoding small ribosomal subunit protein mS22 (The RefSeq protein has 1 substitution compared to this genomic sequence), whose translation is MATLRVSLSLWNLHAGSRGAGRVYFRARARPRPGDLFQPLPGVCGAGTPCRGLCSEAESGSPKIKKPTFMDEEVQSILIKMTGLDLLKIFKPAVQETKPPTYKLMTQAQLEEATRQAIEAAKVRLKMPPVLEERTPINDVLAEDKILEGTETGKYVFTDISYSIPHRERFIVVREPSGTLRKASWEERDRMIQIYFPKEGRRVLTPVIFREENLQTMYSQDRHVDVLNLCVAQFEPDSADYIKVHHQTYEDIDKYGKYDLLRSTRHFGGMAWYFVNKKKIDGLLIDQIQRDLVDDAASLVQLYHILHPDGQSAQEAKEQAAEGLQLIKVFAKTEAQKGAYIELTLQAYQEAFISSSAAS
- the MRPS22 gene encoding small ribosomal subunit protein mS22 isoform X1 — encoded protein: MDEEVQSILIKMTGLDLLKIFKPAVQETKPPTYKLMTQAQLEEATRQAIEAAKVRLKMPPVLEERTPINDVLAEDKILEGTETAKYVFTDISYSIPHRERFIVVREPSGTLRKASWEERDRMIQIYFPKEGRRVLTPVIFREENLQTMYSQDRHVDVLNLCVAQFEPDSADYIKVHHQTYEDIDKYGKYDLLRSTRHFGGMAWYFVNKKKIDGLLIDQIQRDLVDDAASLVQLYHILHPDGQSAQEAKEQAAEGLQLIKVFAKTEAQKGAYIELTLQAYQEAFISSSAAS